GATTGGGATTCACTTTTTGAATCGACTTGCGAAACAACGCCGAAGGTTTTCGCAGACGTTCTGAATTATCACCTCGACCCTTGCGTGGTTCCAGAATGAGATAAGGCACTCCACCTGCGGGCTTGAGTTTGATCCTCCAGTCCCGATTCCCCACATTTCGATTTTCAAACAACTTCACAAGTTTCTCACAGTCGACAGCTTGTTCTTGCGCTGTCACAAAACGACTTTTGGCAATTGCTGCCAAAGCCAGTGACTGTAGTTGCGGAATATCGACACGTAAAATCCGACCGCCGCGACAAACATAATCGATCGGCTTTGCACCTGAAGGAGCATCACGCGGATTCGGTAGATTCACAATTTTCGCATTCGGAGTCGGGCCTGGATCGGGGGTTTTAGCCAACTTTGCTTTGATGTCGGCTAATTCCGTTTCCTTCTCAACGATCATTTTCTCGATCGACTTTACTTTTTGATCCCGCTCAGCAATCTGCTTTTTGAGAGCTTCAATATTGATTTGAATTTCTTTTAATTTCTCCAGCTCTTTTTTCAGCTTCTCTGCCAAAGCCTTCTGTTCTTCGATATTGACGGGTTTTTTCTGTTCCGTCAGTTTTTTTACGGTCTGCAGCTGCTCCTTTTCCAGCTTTAGCAGTGAATCAAGATCCTCCACTCGTTTTTGGGAACGATCCATGTCTTCATCGGTAATGTCCGGCAGCGCGTCTTTAATACGTTCGACGGCTTCGCCAACCCCTAACTGGGTTACCGTTAAGAGAATGACCAGAATGCCTACCACATTGGTCATAGTGTCCAGGAGTGAGTCGAGACTGGCACCGCCAGATGATCCTCTTTTGCGCTTCATTTGTGGATTTGAACTCAATAAACGAAAATCAAATGATACAGGCTTCCCCTTCAATCGGGGATCAGGTTCTAGAGAGTAAGCGACTTTGCTGTTTCAGGCCTCTCTTCTGATGTCGCTTCGTTTCTCTATTCTGTATAATAAAAACGAATCTCCGTCTCTCGCAAGCAGGGACCAGCGGTTGTTCCATAAAAGAAACAAGATGTTTGAGAAATCAGGAAATCATTGTGGACGTTTTTCCATTATATATGCCCGGTTTGATGATCCTCGGTACTGACACTGACGTGGGGAAGACTTATATTTCCACCGCCATTGCCCGGCAATTAATGTCTGAAGGAATCGCAACAGGTGCATACAAACCCGCCTGTAGCGGCAGTATACAGGATGGTGATTCTGGAGATTATTACTGGAATGATATCGAATTACTTTCAGAGTCGATCAACCAAACATTCCCATCGGAACGGATCTGCCCACAAAAGTTTCATGCACCACTGGCTCCACCAGTGGCCGCGCGCAAGGAGGGCAGACAGATTGACCATGACCTTTTGTGGCAAGGAGCACTCTGGTGGCAGGATCAAGTTGAGTTTTTGATTGTGGAAGGGGTCGGAGGCGTTCTCTGCCCCCTAACAGAAAATACGTTAGTTGTGGATTTTGCCGCAGAATTGAAATTTCCGGTTTTGGTTGTAGCACGAGCGGGGTTGGGAACCATAAATCACAGCCTTTTGACCGTCGAGGCGTTACAGAACCGGGGTTTGTGTGTTGCCGGCATCATACTGAACGACGTCGATCCAGAACTCAGTGATGAATCAAGGTCATCCAATGCCGAACAGATTCAGCAATGGACGACCGTTCCGGTTTTGTCTTTTGTCCCCTTTGAATGGCAGTCGAACTTGCTTCACCATCAGACTCAGGACAGAATAGACTGGGTACAGCTAGCACTTCACCCATCGCGTTTTGTCATCAAAGAATGAGACGATCAGTGCATGAGAACCAGATTTGAAATGATGAAATTTCAGATTCGCTAGTCCATGCATTCAATTGAAATCAATAAAGTGTGAAAGAAATAAACCGGAGAAATGGATGAGTATTGAAGTCGTTTGTCCTGCCTGTGGCGGGGCCATCCAAATCGAAGACGTGTCAGAAGTCGTTGAATGTCCGCTGTGCCAAATGCACCTGCAAGTGGATCCTGAAACCAACGAACCCGTTCTGATTACAGAA
The Gimesia aquarii DNA segment above includes these coding regions:
- the bioD gene encoding dethiobiotin synthase: MDVFPLYMPGLMILGTDTDVGKTYISTAIARQLMSEGIATGAYKPACSGSIQDGDSGDYYWNDIELLSESINQTFPSERICPQKFHAPLAPPVAARKEGRQIDHDLLWQGALWWQDQVEFLIVEGVGGVLCPLTENTLVVDFAAELKFPVLVVARAGLGTINHSLLTVEALQNRGLCVAGIILNDVDPELSDESRSSNAEQIQQWTTVPVLSFVPFEWQSNLLHHQTQDRIDWVQLALHPSRFVIKE